TGAAAGAAACCTGGGCGCACAGGAATCAAATAAGGCTTTGAAGGGGTCGAGACAACCTTCTCCGGGTCCCTGCCATCATCTCTCAAGTCAATATTGGAGATTCCTGTCACCCCCTGGGTGCTGATCTCGGCCCATGTGCCTTTTGTCACTGGCGTCTGCGGCAACACACCAATGCTGATGCGGATACTTCCAGGGTTCTCCTGATCAAAGCCAAGCCCCTGAACCTGCCCCACCGGCATGCCCTGATAGCGAACCTGGGACTGCACCGACAAGCCTCCAACTGGTAATTGCGAAACGAGCTCAAACGGCTCGTACGTGACATTCTTGCGACCAATCCAGATGGCCGTGATGGCTGCTGCTGCAAGCAGCACCAGCACAAACAACCCGGCGATGATGGCGTGACTTCGATTCTCCATATCAATCCCAATCTGTCATTGTGCGGTCTTTCCCATCGCCCTCACCCCACGTTCACCATGAAAAAACGCTTCAATAAACGGGTGTTCGGTCTGCATGACGTCCTGAATCGAGCCCTCAACCAGAACCCGCTTTTCTGCGAGAACTGCCACACGCGTGGACAGGTCTCGAATCGTATCAAGATCATGGGTCACCATGATCACCGTAAATCCAAGCTGCTGGTGCAGTGACTTGATCAGCGCCACAAATTCATCCGAACGCTGGGGATCCAGCCCAGCTGTCGGCTCGTCAAGAAACAGCAACTCGGGATCCAGCGAGAGCGCCCGGGCTAGCGCAACCCGCTTGATCATTCCGCCCGAAAGATCCGAGGGCATCAGCAAAGCGTCCTGCGCCGAAAGGCCAACCCACGCCAGCCGCATCAGCACCACCTCACGGATCAGATCCTCAGGCAGGTACCTGACCTCGCGCAAGGGCAAGGCAACATTGTCAAAAACCGGCAACGCAGAAAAAAGCGCACCCGACTGAAACAGCATTCCCCAGCGGCGTGTCAGCGCGATCCGGTCGGCCCCCCTGTAAGACTCGATCAGCCTGCCAAACACC
This sequence is a window from Orrella marina. Protein-coding genes within it:
- a CDS encoding ABC transporter ATP-binding protein, with protein sequence MQEQAPVIEVKDLTTGFGTHVVHERLSMDVQPREILSLVGGSGSGKTTLLRHILGLQRAWGGTIKVFGRLIESYRGADRIALTRRWGMLFQSGALFSALPVFDNVALPLREVRYLPEDLIREVVLMRLAWVGLSAQDALLMPSDLSGGMIKRVALARALSLDPELLFLDEPTAGLDPQRSDEFVALIKSLHQQLGFTVIMVTHDLDTIRDLSTRVAVLAEKRVLVEGSIQDVMQTEHPFIEAFFHGERGVRAMGKTAQ